Proteins from a genomic interval of Methanofollis formosanus:
- a CDS encoding HEAT repeat domain-containing protein, with translation MQNPANPDLSDETLPVETDLAPSPEVLDCAVENDLEGLTDYLFHGESQKIREDAALAIGMMMGEQAVEAFIELFGQEDKDLRMAASWGLSAIGVPALDGLIAALAEGDAVTRTWAAYTLGTIGHCKADTPLTEALKDEDPQVRWWAGWALDQILKRNSSCSSC, from the coding sequence ATGCAAAACCCCGCAAACCCCGATCTCTCGGATGAAACCCTTCCTGTCGAGACCGATCTCGCACCTTCCCCGGAGGTGCTCGACTGCGCCGTCGAGAACGACCTCGAAGGGCTCACCGACTATCTCTTCCATGGTGAGTCGCAGAAGATCAGAGAGGACGCTGCCCTCGCCATCGGGATGATGATGGGAGAACAAGCCGTCGAGGCTTTCATCGAACTCTTCGGTCAGGAAGACAAGGATCTGCGGATGGCCGCCTCGTGGGGGCTCTCGGCCATCGGCGTCCCCGCGCTCGACGGCCTGATCGCCGCTCTTGCCGAAGGCGACGCCGTCACCAGGACCTGGGCCGCCTACACCCTCGGGACCATCGGGCACTGCAAGGCCGACACTCCGCTCACCGAGGCGCTCAAAGACGAGGATCCCCAGGTGCGGTGGTGGGCCGGGTGGGCCCTCGACCAGATCCTCAAGCGGAACAGCAGTTGCTCGAGCTGCTGA
- a CDS encoding pyrroline-5-carboxylate reductase family protein translates to MVQIGVIGTGSMGGMLVRTFIESRAAAPEEIIAYNRTTSRATALSRETGIRIGRDCQDVAREAGVVFLCVRPCEVKDVLRELGDALSSQILLISIAAEVPLADLHAWTDARVVRVIPTLTSEVLKGASLVAFGERATAADRDLVRTLLKAIGRAVEVEEEAFELLTLLTSCGPAFIAAMMKEFAAAAVRRGAVSPALADLLVTETLAGTAGLLEKEESSFDEVISRVATEGGITAKGVAVISEEGPRVFDAMIAAALGEEE, encoded by the coding sequence ATGGTTCAGATCGGCGTCATCGGCACGGGCAGTATGGGCGGCATGCTCGTCAGAACATTTATTGAGAGCAGGGCGGCCGCCCCGGAGGAGATCATCGCGTACAACCGCACTACCAGCAGGGCGACCGCCCTCTCCCGGGAGACTGGAATACGCATCGGCAGAGACTGCCAGGACGTGGCCCGCGAGGCCGGAGTCGTCTTCCTCTGCGTCAGGCCCTGCGAGGTGAAAGATGTGCTCAGGGAACTCGGCGACGCTCTCTCCTCGCAGATCTTGCTCATTTCCATCGCCGCCGAGGTGCCGCTGGCCGACCTCCACGCATGGACCGACGCACGTGTGGTGCGGGTGATCCCGACCCTCACCTCGGAAGTATTGAAAGGCGCCTCCCTCGTCGCTTTCGGTGAACGGGCGACGGCGGCGGACCGCGACCTGGTCCGCACCCTCCTGAAAGCGATCGGCCGGGCCGTCGAGGTGGAGGAAGAGGCGTTCGAACTCCTCACGCTCCTCACCAGTTGTGGCCCGGCTTTCATCGCCGCCATGATGAAAGAGTTTGCCGCGGCGGCGGTGCGGCGGGGTGCGGTCTCCCCGGCACTTGCCGACCTCCTGGTAACAGAGACCCTCGCCGGGACGGCCGGGCTGCTCGAAAAAGAAGAGAGCAGTTTTGATGAGGTCATATCGCGGGTCGCTACCGAAGGAGGGATCACGGCGAAGGGCGTGGCGGTGATCAGCGAAGAAGGGCCCCGCGTCTTTGACGCCATGATCGCAGCAGCGCTCGGTGAGGAGGAGTGA
- a CDS encoding fasciclin domain-containing protein, translating to MKGMEMFRAFLICAIFIGLCIVPLASSQENVTDELDNVTDEMDEEMDDVTDEMDDVTDEMDEEMDNVTDGTGDLVAMIAADENLSILSTGIEMSSAEQLLALGGPYTVFAPSDEAFEALELDMAENESVENESVENESVEAEPVENESTENESAELVYILANHIVLGTYDSTTLVDMAEENGTVQTLTGENLTLTLDAEGGLMVNNVTVIMPDIEAENGIVHVVDGVLLPEGIAVEEEVVEEEPVEEEVVEEEPVEEEVIEEEPVEEMT from the coding sequence ATGAAAGGAATGGAGATGTTCAGGGCTTTCCTGATCTGCGCCATCTTCATCGGTCTCTGCATTGTCCCGCTTGCTTCTTCACAGGAGAACGTCACCGACGAGCTGGACAATGTCACCGATGAGATGGACGAAGAGATGGACGATGTCACCGATGAGATGGACGATGTCACCGATGAGATGGACGAAGAGATGGACAATGTCACTGACGGCACAGGCGATCTGGTTGCGATGATCGCAGCAGACGAGAACCTGAGCATTCTGTCGACTGGAATTGAAATGTCGAGTGCAGAGCAACTCCTCGCTCTTGGCGGCCCGTACACCGTCTTCGCGCCCTCTGACGAGGCCTTCGAAGCTCTAGAACTTGACATGGCAGAAAATGAGTCCGTCGAAAATGAGTCCGTCGAGAACGAGTCGGTTGAAGCCGAACCTGTTGAAAACGAGTCCACTGAAAACGAATCGGCCGAACTTGTGTACATCCTGGCGAACCATATCGTGCTGGGCACATACGACTCGACCACTCTTGTCGACATGGCTGAGGAGAACGGAACCGTGCAGACACTCACCGGTGAGAACCTCACGCTCACTCTCGACGCTGAGGGCGGGTTGATGGTCAACAATGTCACCGTGATCATGCCTGATATCGAGGCGGAGAACGGTATCGTCCATGTCGTCGACGGTGTGCTGCTGCCCGAGGGGATTGCAGTTGAAGAAGAGGTAGTCGAAGAGGAACCAGTCGAAGAAGAGGTAGTTGAAGAGGAACCGGTCGAAGAAGAGGTAATCGAAGAGGAACCAGTCGAAGAGATGACATAA
- a CDS encoding STAS/SEC14 domain-containing protein, protein MIEKLNESSGKVVGYRVSKKLTTADYDRIFADAEEVVEEYGAIRMLCDMEEFQGVGLAALWEDFEFGVKYGRSVERLAIVGDAAWEKWIAKLAVPLYAHEGRYFPESERDAAWAWLREGTG, encoded by the coding sequence ATGATCGAGAAACTTAACGAGAGCAGCGGGAAGGTCGTGGGCTACCGGGTGAGCAAAAAGTTGACAACTGCCGATTATGACCGCATCTTCGCGGATGCTGAGGAGGTCGTCGAGGAATATGGGGCGATCAGGATGCTCTGTGATATGGAGGAGTTCCAGGGCGTCGGACTTGCGGCGCTCTGGGAGGACTTCGAGTTCGGGGTAAAGTACGGCCGATCGGTCGAACGTCTGGCGATCGTCGGCGATGCGGCGTGGGAGAAGTGGATTGCAAAACTTGCCGTCCCACTCTATGCCCATGAGGGGCGGTACTTCCCTGAGAGCGAGCGGGATGCGGCATGGGCGTGGCTGCGGGAAGGGACGGGGTGA
- a CDS encoding PAS domain-containing protein produces MNSPPDKIPSGQDDAPGFLQRLVDSISIPLFYKDTRQVYLGCNSAFAEFVGLAKDEIIGKTVYDIFPPEFAETYQIRDTELLANAGVQEYEFSFRSGDGMTRRVVFYKATYTDRSGDVDGLVGIVLDITRQRNAEERLRRSEEKFRMLFETMNQGVVYQDAGGGIIDANPAAEAILGLARTRLFGKNLTDPCWDAVCEDGEDHPAEAALRSGEKCRKLVGIKDPVSGEERWVMTSSIPHAGKGVAQPYHQFTTLVDLTAEIQFERALQQSEAEKALILNSVDDVMIYLDRDRRIIWINDATARLLGMKKEEIIGRRCYEVVWKSEKRCRWCRIPRVVESGKAVSDEVTRRDGRTFHMTTYPVHDDGGTLVGYIEKGVDVTEITMTRQALEVANRKLALLSGITRHDILNLVMALTFYTGEVEKGIPEDSELAPMVGKIKETTRWIEQQISFTRDYENLGVHGAEWQRVSDLLQRAAAVIPGEIAYTESVGDLEVFADPLLEKVFYNLFENAASHGGRVTEVSVSFVPGDPVGTIVIEDNGVGVPTAEKERIFQRGVGRKTGLGLFLSKEVLEISGIEIRETGGEGEGARFEILVPVEAYRSGRA; encoded by the coding sequence GTGAACTCTCCCCCTGACAAAATCCCCTCGGGACAGGACGATGCACCAGGTTTCCTCCAGCGCCTGGTCGACAGCATCAGCATACCCCTCTTCTACAAGGACACGCGGCAGGTCTACCTCGGGTGCAATTCCGCCTTCGCCGAATTTGTCGGATTAGCAAAGGACGAGATCATCGGGAAGACAGTCTACGACATCTTCCCCCCGGAGTTCGCAGAGACCTACCAGATCCGGGACACTGAACTCCTCGCCAACGCCGGTGTCCAGGAGTACGAGTTCTCGTTCCGGTCCGGCGACGGCATGACCCGCCGCGTCGTCTTTTACAAGGCGACGTACACCGACAGGTCCGGGGACGTCGACGGCCTCGTCGGGATTGTCCTCGACATCACCAGACAACGGAATGCCGAGGAGAGACTCCGTCGTTCTGAGGAGAAGTTCAGGATGCTCTTCGAGACGATGAATCAGGGAGTGGTCTACCAGGACGCGGGCGGTGGAATCATCGACGCCAACCCGGCCGCCGAGGCGATCCTCGGCCTGGCCCGCACCCGACTCTTCGGGAAGAACCTGACAGACCCGTGCTGGGATGCCGTCTGCGAAGACGGAGAGGACCACCCGGCCGAGGCCGCCCTCAGGTCCGGGGAAAAATGCAGAAAACTGGTCGGGATCAAGGACCCGGTCTCGGGGGAGGAACGGTGGGTGATGACCTCGAGCATCCCGCACGCGGGCAAAGGAGTGGCGCAGCCGTACCATCAGTTCACCACGCTCGTCGACCTGACCGCCGAGATCCAGTTTGAACGGGCCCTGCAGCAATCTGAAGCCGAGAAGGCGTTGATCCTGAACTCTGTTGACGATGTCATGATCTACCTGGACCGCGACCGTCGGATCATCTGGATCAATGACGCCACCGCCAGACTCCTCGGGATGAAGAAGGAAGAGATCATCGGCAGGCGTTGTTATGAGGTCGTCTGGAAGAGCGAGAAGCGGTGCCGGTGGTGCCGGATCCCCCGTGTTGTCGAAAGCGGGAAGGCCGTCTCAGACGAGGTGACCCGTCGCGACGGCCGGACCTTTCATATGACCACCTATCCGGTCCATGACGATGGAGGCACCCTGGTGGGATATATCGAGAAGGGGGTCGACGTCACCGAGATCACCATGACGCGCCAGGCCCTTGAGGTGGCGAACCGAAAACTTGCTCTTCTCTCGGGCATTACCCGTCACGACATCCTCAACCTGGTCATGGCCCTGACATTCTATACCGGGGAGGTCGAGAAAGGTATCCCGGAAGACTCCGAACTGGCCCCGATGGTCGGAAAGATCAAGGAGACGACCCGGTGGATCGAGCAGCAGATCTCGTTTACCCGGGATTATGAGAACCTGGGGGTCCATGGTGCCGAATGGCAGCGGGTCTCCGACCTCCTGCAGCGGGCGGCGGCGGTCATCCCGGGAGAGATCGCCTACACCGAGTCTGTCGGCGACCTGGAGGTTTTTGCCGATCCTCTCCTTGAGAAGGTCTTTTACAACCTCTTTGAGAACGCGGCCAGTCATGGTGGCAGGGTCACCGAGGTCTCCGTCTCCTTTGTGCCCGGCGATCCGGTAGGGACGATCGTGATCGAGGACAATGGCGTCGGTGTGCCGACCGCAGAGAAAGAGCGGATCTTTCAGAGAGGAGTGGGGAGAAAGACCGGACTCGGGCTTTTCCTCTCAAAGGAGGTGCTGGAGATCTCGGGGATCGAGATCAGAGAGACCGGTGGGGAGGGTGAAGGAGCGCGCTTCGAGATCCTGGTGCCGGTCGAGGCGTACCGGTCAGGTCGGGCGTGA
- a CDS encoding SHOCT domain-containing protein, which yields MMQRPAAGRTARRTSRRVTRRQFRRTTLAGGMVALAVGGTADAVKVRQQDIDRIEIYTGKKIDELSEDEFNIAMDDLGIKEQELTDQDVRTIEEAQSESYLDELERLAALKEKGVITDEEFEAKKKKILQL from the coding sequence ATGATGCAAAGACCCGCCGCCGGACGGACGGCCCGGCGGACCTCACGTCGGGTGACGCGCCGGCAGTTCAGGAGGACGACCCTTGCTGGGGGAATGGTGGCGCTTGCCGTCGGCGGGACGGCGGACGCCGTCAAGGTACGCCAGCAGGACATCGACCGGATCGAGATATACACCGGAAAAAAGATCGACGAACTCTCTGAAGACGAGTTCAATATCGCCATGGACGACCTGGGTATCAAGGAGCAGGAACTGACCGACCAGGACGTCAGGACGATCGAGGAGGCACAGTCGGAGTCGTACCTCGACGAACTCGAACGGCTCGCGGCCCTGAAGGAGAAGGGTGTCATCACTGATGAGGAGTTTGAAGCGAAGAAGAAGAAGATCCTCCAGTTGTGA
- a CDS encoding NAD(P)/FAD-dependent oxidoreductase, protein MAIQTIIIIGGGPAGLFCAIHAAGEGRRVLVLEKKPSCGRKLLITGTGQCNLTHAGEVAGFFDHYGDHGKFLRPALRSFTNRDLVAFFEEHGLSTVTEQNGKVFPESRKAADVLTLLLDECRRMGVEIRCNEPVKEVAATENGFVVRTGAVSYPADALVVATGGVTYPATGSSGDGYAMARALGHTVTAIAPALAAVEVQDHPFADLAGISFEGLSISLFRENKKIREQTGDLLFTHAGLSGPGILHLSRYIAAGDVLRISFLPPTTREALAADLVEKTASNGNRLVRTVLNDYPLPDRFIRKLLHAAGIADDLTAAHLDKKARNRIVTHLIEWPLTVQAISGFDEAMVTRGGVSLDEVDPKSMTSKLVHGLYFIGEVLDIDGDTGGYNLQAAFSTAVAAARAIVREEV, encoded by the coding sequence GTGGCCATTCAGACGATCATCATCATCGGCGGCGGGCCTGCCGGTCTCTTCTGCGCCATCCATGCTGCGGGAGAAGGACGGCGGGTGCTGGTGCTCGAGAAGAAACCGTCCTGCGGGAGAAAACTCCTCATCACCGGGACCGGCCAGTGCAACCTCACCCATGCCGGGGAGGTCGCCGGGTTCTTCGACCATTACGGCGACCACGGGAAGTTCCTGCGACCGGCCCTCCGGAGTTTCACCAACCGCGACCTCGTCGCGTTCTTCGAGGAACACGGCCTTTCGACCGTCACCGAACAAAACGGCAAGGTCTTCCCCGAGAGCAGGAAGGCCGCCGATGTCCTGACCCTTCTCCTTGATGAGTGTAGGCGGATGGGCGTGGAGATCAGATGCAACGAGCCGGTGAAGGAAGTCGCCGCAACGGAGAACGGGTTTGTGGTCCGCACCGGGGCGGTCTCCTACCCTGCCGACGCCCTTGTCGTCGCCACCGGCGGGGTCACCTACCCGGCCACCGGCTCGAGCGGCGACGGCTATGCCATGGCCAGGGCGCTCGGGCACACGGTCACCGCGATCGCCCCGGCCCTCGCCGCCGTCGAGGTGCAGGACCACCCCTTCGCCGACCTCGCCGGGATCTCGTTTGAAGGCCTTTCCATCTCACTCTTCCGCGAGAACAAAAAGATCCGTGAGCAGACCGGCGACCTCCTCTTCACGCACGCCGGACTCTCGGGGCCTGGTATCCTCCACCTCTCCAGGTACATCGCCGCCGGCGACGTGCTCAGGATCTCGTTCCTCCCGCCCACCACTCGCGAGGCCCTCGCCGCCGACCTCGTCGAGAAGACCGCCTCGAACGGGAACCGTCTGGTCAGGACTGTCCTCAACGACTACCCCCTCCCGGATCGCTTCATCCGAAAACTCCTACACGCCGCCGGAATCGCCGACGACCTCACCGCCGCTCACCTCGATAAGAAGGCCCGCAACCGGATCGTCACCCATCTCATCGAGTGGCCGCTCACCGTGCAGGCCATCTCCGGCTTCGACGAGGCGATGGTGACGCGAGGCGGGGTCTCGCTCGACGAGGTCGACCCTAAGAGCATGACCTCGAAACTGGTGCATGGCCTCTATTTCATCGGCGAAGTGCTCGACATCGACGGGGATACCGGGGGCTACAATCTTCAGGCGGCGTTCTCGACGGCCGTGGCGGCGGCACGGGCGATTGTGCGGGAAGAAGTATGA
- a CDS encoding EVE domain-containing protein encodes MTHWLAIANRDNAAVIEKKLIWGVSKRYVNQITKTGPGDTLLVYVGWEVVDRDTTLPPAITGCFAITSVVYEDRKKIFTLPPGLGNEVFPLRVRLTLIEIFDPPLEFKPLIPRLAFITNKKQWSGHIRGQAMRTIPEEDYAYIMKAAETPRD; translated from the coding sequence ATGACTCACTGGCTCGCCATCGCCAACCGCGACAACGCCGCCGTCATCGAGAAAAAACTGATCTGGGGCGTTTCGAAACGATATGTCAACCAGATCACGAAGACCGGACCAGGCGACACCCTTCTCGTCTATGTCGGGTGGGAGGTGGTCGACAGGGACACCACGCTCCCGCCGGCGATCACCGGGTGTTTTGCGATCACCTCAGTGGTCTATGAAGACAGAAAAAAGATCTTCACCTTGCCTCCCGGACTTGGGAACGAGGTCTTCCCGCTGCGGGTCAGGCTCACACTCATAGAGATCTTCGACCCGCCCCTTGAGTTCAAACCCCTCATCCCGAGACTGGCATTCATCACCAACAAGAAGCAGTGGTCTGGGCATATCAGGGGACAGGCGATGCGGACGATCCCGGAGGAGGACTATGCCTATATCATGAAGGCCGCCGAGACGCCGCGGGACTGA
- a CDS encoding prenyltransferase/squalene oxidase repeat-containing protein: protein MLPDEISYSCIRYIAERRCPDGGYCFYRLNEPNPADTFFALDTLRLLGAMPDDPDTACWLLERQGADGRYHSLESSTYVLSSLAALHLRPERDPLPWLSSVVPSARGGGTRPVESTSLLSRPYFFVRLCQSLGVPLPPTVRTAFIDAVRACRHPDGGYGGGPSTLVETYHALAISAALGNLHPDTRTFLARCVHPIYGYLNLPGAVPAYLEHVAAGVGVARLLGVPPADGAGACVRRCQRETGGFARSVFGGTATLKYTWHAVTTLDALECSGKTLSDRTHAETS from the coding sequence ATGCTCCCCGATGAGATCTCCTATTCCTGTATCCGATATATCGCCGAAAGGCGGTGCCCAGACGGCGGCTACTGTTTCTACCGTCTGAACGAACCAAACCCTGCGGACACCTTCTTCGCCCTCGACACCCTCCGTCTCCTCGGGGCGATGCCGGACGATCCCGACACCGCCTGCTGGCTCCTTGAGAGGCAGGGAGCGGACGGCCGGTACCATTCGCTGGAGAGCAGCACTTATGTCCTCTCGTCTCTCGCGGCCCTCCACCTCAGGCCAGAGCGCGACCCCCTCCCCTGGCTCTCGTCGGTCGTCCCCTCCGCTCGAGGCGGTGGCACGCGCCCGGTCGAGTCGACGAGTCTGCTCTCCAGGCCGTACTTCTTTGTCAGGCTCTGCCAGAGCCTGGGAGTGCCTCTTCCCCCCACGGTGCGGACAGCCTTCATCGACGCGGTCAGGGCCTGCCGCCACCCCGACGGAGGGTACGGCGGCGGCCCTTCCACCCTCGTCGAGACCTATCACGCCCTTGCTATCTCCGCCGCCCTTGGAAATCTTCACCCTGACACCCGGACTTTTCTCGCCCGCTGTGTCCACCCCATCTATGGATACCTGAACCTGCCGGGGGCGGTCCCGGCGTATCTGGAACATGTCGCCGCAGGCGTCGGAGTCGCCCGTCTTCTCGGGGTGCCGCCGGCAGACGGTGCCGGAGCATGTGTCCGCCGCTGCCAGCGGGAGACTGGCGGGTTTGCGCGCTCGGTCTTTGGCGGGACGGCGACGCTGAAGTATACCTGGCACGCCGTCACGACGCTCGACGCCCTCGAATGTTCTGGAAAAACACTTTCGGACCGCACGCACGCCGAGACTTCATAA
- a CDS encoding DUF2173 family protein produces the protein MPDSTEPGYVLFEVCEDTAMSSMKWVPRRVWMYSGGDWTVIMGGNRCIFIETTKVDFNHLHRVMSAESVSRQKFAAPMR, from the coding sequence ATGCCCGATTCTACAGAACCGGGATATGTTCTCTTTGAGGTCTGCGAGGACACTGCGATGAGCTCGATGAAGTGGGTGCCCCGGCGGGTGTGGATGTACAGCGGAGGGGACTGGACGGTGATTATGGGAGGGAACCGGTGCATCTTCATTGAGACGACGAAGGTGGACTTCAATCACCTGCACCGGGTAATGTCGGCGGAGTCGGTGTCCAGACAGAAGTTCGCCGCCCCGATGAGGTAA
- a CDS encoding potassium channel family protein, translating into MHGRWRESLRVRLDGLSAYRFRILLFFLILTLLIIPMAVMYPELNPLFLVFFSMVIITGVFAAQRKRYFLIFIMLLAIPAITARWISYLFPSAAGEITGHLFAILFFSFFAVYLLGIVLRARTITGDTIAGAISVYLIMGLAWAQIYQFMDEIQPGSFAYDSGTGPGGVLSLMDYVYFSFVTITTLGYGDIYPLSPAAESAASFEAVTGTIYIAVLIARLVGSMEW; encoded by the coding sequence ATGCACGGGAGATGGCGTGAGAGTCTGAGGGTCAGGTTGGATGGACTTTCTGCTTATCGGTTCAGAATATTGCTCTTTTTCCTGATCCTTACTCTCCTCATCATCCCGATGGCCGTGATGTACCCAGAACTCAACCCTCTCTTTCTCGTCTTCTTCTCCATGGTCATCATCACCGGGGTCTTTGCGGCACAGAGAAAACGATACTTTCTCATCTTCATCATGCTCCTTGCCATCCCTGCAATCACCGCCCGCTGGATCTCATATCTCTTCCCCTCCGCTGCCGGCGAGATCACCGGTCACCTCTTTGCCATCCTCTTCTTCTCGTTTTTCGCCGTCTATTTGTTGGGGATCGTGCTCAGGGCCAGGACGATCACCGGCGACACCATCGCCGGGGCGATCAGCGTCTATCTGATCATGGGACTTGCCTGGGCGCAGATCTACCAGTTCATGGACGAGATCCAGCCCGGATCGTTTGCCTACGACAGCGGGACCGGGCCCGGAGGCGTGCTCTCTCTGATGGACTATGTCTATTTTAGCTTCGTCACCATCACCACCCTGGGATATGGGGACATCTACCCCCTCTCCCCGGCGGCTGAGTCGGCTGCCTCCTTCGAGGCGGTGACCGGGACGATCTATATTGCGGTGCTCATCGCAAGGCTTGTGGGATCGATGGAGTGGTAG